TGACAGCGATTCGCCCGCCCACCGTCCCCGTCGAAACCGCACGCTTGCGGGTTACATTGTCGGCGGCACACACAGTGGAAGACGTGGAACGTTTGCTGGATGCATTGGGTAAAGCTTAGCTTTTCATGCCACCAAATTTGCCAAACAGTTCCATCCACTGCTTAAACACATCCGCATTGCCCGCGACGCCCGGTTTAAAAAACGTTAGTGGGTCGAAACCTTCCGCGCCTTCCTGCATTTTCTTCAGCATTTGTGCCATGACTTCCTGATTGAAGGCTTGCACATCGGGCAGGCCCATCACGCGGCGCAATTCTTCGGGCGTCATCTCGACGTTGACGGTAATATTCATAGCGGGTTCCCTCGTATTGTTGCTATGCACACAGTTTGCCACAAATCCGTTAATCGCGTGGATATTGCCTATAATCCTTGAAACCTTTGCAAAGGAAACGGGCCATTATGACTGAACCAGCGAATCCCCCTGTAGCGGCGTGGCGTGCACGCTTACAAGCTTGGCGCAATGCCACGCAAGCCCTGTTGCTGCGTTCGGTTGATGTCATGCGCTTATTGACCGAACGCATTATGGGATTTTTACGCCTGTTTGCGACCTTAGGGCTGCTGTTGATTGTATTGTTGGTGGTCTATCAGGCGTTGCAAAGTGCGCAATTGGTGCTGGTGAAGCCGTTTGCCGTTCCCAAAAGCATGACCGATCGCCACGCCGATGCCGGACGGGTTATTGCGAATACGCTCAAGCAAGAGCTATTGCTGGCAGAAGCCGATATTTACACCACGGTGCAACGCAACAGTCGCAATGGCAAAGTGAATATCGAGGCAGTGACCGGCAAGACCGACGATTACCTGCTCGGTGCGGCGATCAAATTGCCCGAAACCGGCATTTCCATCAATGATGTGGTGGAATTCATCGCCAGTATCTTTGGGCGGCGCAATATCACCGGCTCGGTTTACCAAGATCAGGGCAAGCTGTTCCTGCAAGTGGAATTGGAAGGGCGCATGTTCAGTTTTGAGCGTGAGCTTGGCACTCGCGACCCGAATGCACTCAATATGGATTTGCTCCGCGACATGTTGCGCGAAAGCCGTCACCGCTTGTTAAGCGTCGCCTCGGAAAGCCACAACCTGTATTACTATTGCAGCGGTGAAGCCGAGGCCAACGAACACACCGAGAGCCAACTCGCTGCGTTATTTGACTACTGTACACGCCTGCAAAGTGCACAACTGACACCGGCAAGCCTTGGCGCATTGTTGGACGAATTGCACGCCACCCGTACTCAGCGTTTCACGAGTAACAATGACACCTTGCGCCATATCCTCGCGCAAATTACCGGTAATGCATTGGATAAAACCCGGCTGTTATGCCCGGATTACGCCAATACCAAGGTATGCCAAGCGCCGGTCGTGCCGGAAGTGGCGAATCTCTCCCTGAGCCTGCCCGCACCCATGCCAGCAGCGGCTGCCGCACCGCTGGCTTACCCCGCTTTGCCGGATGCTAAGGCGTTTCAAGCGGATAGCTTGACGATGCGCAGCATGATGCGTGTGACTTCAGCAGCGCAAACCCTGACATTACCGTCGGTCAAAGCCTTGCAAGCCGATTGTGAAGCCCAGCCCGCTGCCAAATCCGAGGCGATATTGACGTCTAACCGCACCGAAGGCGATGCCACCTTGCTCTACAACAATAACCGCCCGTTACAGGCGGTGGAAAAGTACGCGCAAGCCATCCAGCAAAACTGCGGCAATGCGTTTGCTTGGGCGAATCTTGGCATATTGCTGATGAATACCGATCCGCCGTTACGCAGTGTTGAGGAAGCGCAACGGGCGCTGACCCAAGCCGTCAGCCTCAATCCGCGCATTGATTGGATTCAAAATAACCTGTGTATTGCACACGCATGGTCTGCCCCGCTGGAAACGCTACCAAGCGCCATCAATCATGCCGCTTGTGACGTTGCCCGCACGCTCAACCCCGCCAATAAAGTGCTGCTCGACAAGCAATTTTACCTCGCGCTGGCGGATCGTTATTTTGCAGAAGGGGCTTACAGCAAAGCCGCCGACACTTACCAAGCGGCGCTCAGTGCGGATAGAAAACGCGATTGCAATACCAATAAAGTCATTGAGACATTGGTATTGCTAGAAGCCGAATACGGCATTGTCGGGGGAAAACAGGCCGCTTGTGCCATTTTGCAAGATGCGTTGCCCTTACCGGGCGGCAAGATCAGCGCGTGTGAAGCGCAGCTTGCCGCCTTTCAGTGTTCAACCGATTAGAATGCCATCACGTAACTTTTGCCAGCTTGTTCCAGCACGCTGTAACGTTCCGTGCCTTCGGCATTGAAAAACACAAAGCTCGGTTTGACCATCGCGCTGCTGCCATCAATGCTCAAGCCTTGCAGCACTAAGCTATTGTCGAGATTCAGCAAGGGCGTGGTGTACGTCTTTAAGCGGTAGCTGTCAGATGCCGCTTCAATCGCGACAAATTTCGCGGCTTTTTGCGAATGGTCGGCGTGCAATAAATACGTGGCCGGTTTGCCATCGTCATCCGCGACGCTCCGTTGGTAATGCATATCCGCTTCGACCTGCGCCGCTGTTTGGAACAGGCTGCCGCCAGCGGTCAGCAAATACATGCCATCATCCGTGCTCCACAGGTTGCTATTGGCTCCACCCACATCGTGTTGCCCGTAGTATGGCGAATCATGTAACCACATCGGTTGTGCCGCGCTAGTGTCGTAGCGGTTCAGATCATTTTTCGCGAAATCGGTATCCAAGGTGTAAACCGCTCTCAAGCTCGGCACGGCTTGCAGGTGTGCGCCACCGAACAAGCGTTGTGTGCCGCCGTCTTCTTGCACGCTGCCGCTGGCAAGATCAATCGCGTACAAATAGCTCCATCTCAGGCTGGCTGGCGGAGTGGCATAGGCTTTGCCATTATTGCCTAGCGCAATATCAAACACGTTAATGCCCAAATCTTCGTGGACATCCAAGATTTCAGCGTGAGCTAAATCGACGTGGGTAATCGCACCGTTATGCCCAACCACGGCGGTTTCACCGTCTGGGCTAATGGCAAGACTGGTGGGTACGAATGGCAACGCTACCGTTTGCTGCCTGCCACTGTTGGGGTGAATGATGTTCAATGCATTGCGGGGTTGGCTGCTGACCGTAATCAGTTGATCTAACGCATCGCTGTAAGCAGCATCGAGTGTATTGCCATTCAAGGGGTTAGCCGCTGCCATCACTGTCAGGTTGCTGCTGGTTACGTGGGTATTGCCAAGTACGTCGGTCGCTTTCAGGCTAACGGTATACGTGCCTTGTTTGTCGGGTGTAAAACTGGCGGTAATGCTGTCGGCAGCTACCACCACGGCGCTGCTGTCGGTTGGCGCAGCTTCCAGCGTCCAGTGGTAGGTGAGGAAATCGCCTTCGGGGTCAGTGGTTTTGCTGCCATCTAACATGAGCGTTGCCCCCAGGGTGGTGGCAATTGGCAGGGTTGCGACGGCGGTGGGGGCAGCATTGGTGTTGACGGGGAAGTTTTTCAGCACGGATTCGTTGCGGATGGAGGGAGATTCGTACACGCCGTCGCCATTGCTGTCCAGATTAACCTGCAATTTGCGTTGTGGTGGGGTGGCGGTGTCGTAACCTTGCGCAATGACCTGCACGTTGCTGCTGGCTGCACCGGTCAATGCTAGTTCGCCTGAGAGTGGCACGCCATCGGCGGCAAACATCAACGGTTTAAGCGTGCTGGCGGTGACGCAGCCTTGTACGCCTTCGCAGAATTTGCCGGTGATGTCGGTGTAGCCGCTGCTGTCCACGTTCATTTTCACCGCTTCGGCCAGTTGTTGTTTTTGATTGCCTTTGCCGAGATTGAGTTGGTATTGATTCATCAGCAACGTGCTTTGCCCCGTCGCAAGGTTTAGGTCAGTGCGTAATGTACCGGTTATTGTATAAGGTGCATCATCGACGCGAACGCTTAAGCCTTTCATGCTGACGGTGTAGGATGTTGGGGTGCGGTAGGCGATATTGAAGGCGTGGATAACCAGCATGGCGCTGCCGTTGGTGACGACATTTTCACTTTTGCATTGGTTATAGAGCACTTGTAGTGTGCCGGTGAAGGTGGTGTCATCCACATCCCCTGTGACTGTGGCAGTACCACCACCGGGGCAGGTATCACTGCTGTTGACGCCGCGAGCTTGATAGCCTTGCGCGGTAATTTGTTGTGCTGCCAGTGCCGACAACAGGCGTTGAGATTGCAATAAATTGGCTTGCGCCGTGCTGACAGTGGCGGAACGCGCGGCAGTTCCGGGCGGGGCGGTGATATTGTCATTGATGTTTTCGGTGCCTAACACCAGATTGACAAATGCCATGCTGTTGACGGTATCCAGCAATGCCAACGCCCGGCTGCCGGTGTAAACGCTGCTGGCATCCGCCAGTTTGTTGCTTTCGGTGTTCGGGGTGGTGTTCGCGCCGTTATCGGTAATAATCGGCGTGCTCGTGCCGCCCGTGGTGGTGGTGGACGTGGTCGTGCCGCCGCACGCGCTTAAAAGTGTGCCTGCCACCAGTGCAGGCAAGATATGTGTGGTTTTCATGAATAGCCCCTATTATTAATGCATACGAAAAACAATCATTAGAATGTGAGTAAGTAAGTTTCCGTGCCTTGTTTCAGCAGCGCATAGCGTTTGCTGCCATCGCTATTGAAAAATACAAATTGTGGAATCACGGGATTGCCGCTGTTATTTAAATTCATCGTGCTGAGCTTTTGCTCGTCGCTAACGACCAATTGGGGTGCGGTGTAGGTTTTCAGACGGTAATCGGTGTTAACACCGGCTATCCCCTTATCCAATATCACCACGAACTTTCCCGCTTCCTGTGAATGATCCGCGTGCAATAGCGTGGTCGTCGGATCATTATCGTTGTCTGACAGGCTGCGCTGATACAGCATGTCTTGGTCTTGGGTATTAGCGGTGCGGAATAAGGTTTCGCCCGCCGTCAAAAGGTAAGCATCATCTTCAGTAAGCCACAGCCCTTTGCCAGTGGCACCGCCGATGTCGTGATCGCCGTTATACGGGGAATCGTATAGCCAAGCCGGAGGGGTAATGCTGGCATCGGCTTTGGCCAAATCCACCGGCTGTGCGCCTTTATCAAGCAGGTAAAGCGCCTTCAGACTGGGCGCAAGTTGCAGGTAAAAACTGCCCGCTTGCACCAGGGAGAGACTGGCGGTGACTAGCCCTGTGTTTAAATTGATGGATTTTAGTGCGCCCGCTATTTCATTGGTTTTGGGAGTGGCGTAAGCAATGCCTTGGGCATCCAGCGAGAGATCGAAAACGCTCATATTGAGATTATTGTATAAATTCATCACGCTGGCGGTTTGCAAATTTACCTGCGTTACCGCGTTATTGTGCCCTACCACGGCGGTTTTTCCATCCGGGCTGATGGCTACGCTGGTCGGGGTAAGTGTCAAGACTACCGCTTGTTGTTCGCCGGTTGCGGGGTTAATAAGCGTGAGCGCATTATCAGGCAAAGAGCTGACCGTGATTAAGCGTTCCAACGCATCGCTGTAAGCCGCATCCACCACATTGCGGGTTAGCAAACGTGCGCCACTGGTCGTGGTATTGCCCGTTGCCGTGGATGAACCCCCGGTTGTTGCGGTGGAAGTGCCGGTATTGTTATTCGTTGTGGTATTGCTGTTGCTACCCGTTGGGGTGGTGGTCGTCGTTGTGGTCGTTGTGGAAAGCGACGCGCCGGTTCCGCCACCACACGCGACCAGTACGCTAGACATCAGTAGCATTGGAATGATCTTGCTTGCAAGCATGTAAACCCCATCTTTTTATTAGTGATTATCGTCGGTGAAAACGTAGAGCCCATCATAACCTAATTAGCTTGATAAATTAACATCATAAATTAAACTGCTGATCGTGCGATTTCCCACAATCTTTAACGACCCTGCTATAATCGTTTCACCCCACTAGAAGGAAGCGTTACATGCCTACAATTATGATTACAGGTGCCAATCGCGGCATTGGTTTGGAACTGGTTCGTCAATACGCCGCTGATGGCTGGAATGTTTTGGCTTGCTGCCGTTCCCCCGAAAATGCACACGATTTGAATAAATTGGCTGCTGCATCTGCGGGTAAAGTCACGGTGTATTTGCTGGATGTCACCAACGCCGCACAGCGCATGGCACTTGCGGCGCAACTCAAAGGTCAGCCCATCGACATTCTGTTCAACAGTGCGGGCGTATCGGGCAGTTGGAGCACGCAAGGTTTCGGGCAATGCCAAGCCGATGAATGGCTGGATGTGCTGAACATCAACGTCATCACCCCGATGCTGATGATGCAAGATTTCGCTGCCAATGTTGCCTTAAGCGAGCGCAAAATCATTGCCAATATGAGCAGCAAAATGGGCAGTATTACCGACAATACCTCTGGCGGCAGTTACGTCTACCGCTCCAGCAAAGCCGCGTTGAATATGGTCAACAAAAGTGCGGCGCACGATTTGGCACGTAAAGGCATTAGCGTGGTATTGCTGCATCCGGGTTGGGTACGCACCGACATGGGCGGCCCTAACGGTGAGCTGTCGGTGGAAGAATCTGTTACCGCGTTGAAACGCAATTTGGCAACCGTGACTTTGGCGGATTCGGGGCGTTTGATTGATATTGATGGCAGTACGATCGCGTGGTAGCAACGTCGGACAAGCAGCAACGCCTGCTCACCATTTTTGAACGCTTGTTGCCGTTGGTGGATAGCGTGTCTGACAAGGTGCGCTTTGCCGCCTTGTTGGGCGTGGGGCTGGATGTGTGGATTTTTATCTGGCTGTTTTTCCTCAAAGGGCTGTCGTTGACCAGTGCGCTGATTGTGGCGGGCGTGGTATTGCTGCCGCTGCTGATTTTGCTGCGCTTTTGGTGGGCGTTGGAAGAGCTTAAAGATTTACCAAATATCGCCGGGCGCATGATGACCGATGCCAAAGGGGAGATTCAGGAAACGGTGCAAGGCATCCGCGCTGGGCAAGTGAAAAAACTGAGCTTTCTTAGTTCCGCAAAGAGTTTGTGGAGCATTGGTTCGCTGGCAACCGAAGCGCGGGAGTTGCTGGGTTCGTATATCAGCATTGGTACGTTGGTCAACCCGCTATCGCTTATTCTGGGCTTTTTATCGTTGTTATTTGTTTTATTGCTGATCTTGGTCGGTTTGGTGTTGCTGATCTTGGCATTTTTCTGACATAGGGTGCTTTTTAGCTGACCGTTGGCTATTGACCACAAAAAAACTAATTACAAAAAAGTTTTTATATATTTTTATAAATAAAAACAAGC
The sequence above is drawn from the Thiothrix subterranea genome and encodes:
- a CDS encoding DUF6489 family protein; this encodes MNITVNVEMTPEELRRVMGLPDVQAFNQEVMAQMLKKMQEGAEGFDPLTFFKPGVAGNADVFKQWMELFGKFGGMKS
- a CDS encoding PKD domain-containing protein, whose translation is MKTTHILPALVAGTLLSACGGTTTSTTTTGGTSTPIITDNGANTTPNTESNKLADASSVYTGSRALALLDTVNSMAFVNLVLGTENINDNITAPPGTAARSATVSTAQANLLQSQRLLSALAAQQITAQGYQARGVNSSDTCPGGGTATVTGDVDDTTFTGTLQVLYNQCKSENVVTNGSAMLVIHAFNIAYRTPTSYTVSMKGLSVRVDDAPYTITGTLRTDLNLATGQSTLLMNQYQLNLGKGNQKQQLAEAVKMNVDSSGYTDITGKFCEGVQGCVTASTLKPLMFAADGVPLSGELALTGAASSNVQVIAQGYDTATPPQRKLQVNLDSNGDGVYESPSIRNESVLKNFPVNTNAAPTAVATLPIATTLGATLMLDGSKTTDPEGDFLTYHWTLEAAPTDSSAVVVAADSITASFTPDKQGTYTVSLKATDVLGNTHVTSSNLTVMAAANPLNGNTLDAAYSDALDQLITVSSQPRNALNIIHPNSGRQQTVALPFVPTSLAISPDGETAVVGHNGAITHVDLAHAEILDVHEDLGINVFDIALGNNGKAYATPPASLRWSYLYAIDLASGSVQEDGGTQRLFGGAHLQAVPSLRAVYTLDTDFAKNDLNRYDTSAAQPMWLHDSPYYGQHDVGGANSNLWSTDDGMYLLTAGGSLFQTAAQVEADMHYQRSVADDDGKPATYLLHADHSQKAAKFVAIEAASDSYRLKTYTTPLLNLDNSLVLQGLSIDGSSAMVKPSFVFFNAEGTERYSVLEQAGKSYVMAF
- a CDS encoding SDR family oxidoreductase, whose product is MPTIMITGANRGIGLELVRQYAADGWNVLACCRSPENAHDLNKLAAASAGKVTVYLLDVTNAAQRMALAAQLKGQPIDILFNSAGVSGSWSTQGFGQCQADEWLDVLNINVITPMLMMQDFAANVALSERKIIANMSSKMGSITDNTSGGSYVYRSSKAALNMVNKSAAHDLARKGISVVLLHPGWVRTDMGGPNGELSVEESVTALKRNLATVTLADSGRLIDIDGSTIAW